The Paramisgurnus dabryanus chromosome 6, PD_genome_1.1, whole genome shotgun sequence genome has a window encoding:
- the LOC135744238 gene encoding tripartite motif-containing protein 16-like yields MAEASISVVQDQFICSICLDLLKDPVTIPCGHNYCMSCITNCWDQDDQKRNYSCPQCRQTFTTRPVLNKSVVITEMVEILKKTKLQTDRTSLSYDKAGDVKCDVCTERKHKAVKSCLVCLNSYCQNHLKKHEKFFKGKKHNLIDATGRLQQMICPQHEKLLEIYCKTDQLCICYLCMVGKHKNHNTIPAKEERTEKQKKLKETQRKYQQRIQESQKKLQELRDAVKTHKRSAQTAVDDTERIFNQLIQTIERRRSEVTQLIRDQEKTAVSEAEGLLKRLELEIDDLRRRDAELEQLSHTDDHIHFLQSFQSLSVPPGSSDSLSITVSSLISFDDVGKSVSHMREKLKDFCREEIEKFFYKVTPEPETREQFLKYYHHFTADPNTAHKHLRLSEGNRVITFTYTEQPYPHHPDRFDHVLYPQVLCSESVSGRCYWEVEMSGQVDISVSYKSISRRGWGDECVFGYNDQSWSLWCSGCSCSFWHNKIETELPVGFRSSRIGVYVDHSAGSLSFYSVSDTMTLIHRVNTTFTKPLYPGFNVCGSVKLCDITI; encoded by the exons ATGGCAGAAGCCAGTATTTCAGTGGTTCAGGATCAGTTCATCTGTTCAATCTGTCTGGATCTACTGAAGGATCCAGTGACCATTCCCTGTGGACACAATTACTGTATGAGCTGTATTACAAACTGCTGGGATCAAGATGATCAGAAGAGAAACTACAGCTGCCCTCAGTGCAGACAGACCTTCACTACAAGACCTGTTTTAAATAAGAGTGTGGTGATTACCGAGATGGTGGAGATACTGAAGAAGACAAAACTCCAAACTGATCGAACTTCTCTCAGTTATGATAAAGCTGGAGATGTGAAGTGTGACGTCTGTActgagagaaaacacaaagcTGTCAAGTCCTGTCTGGTGTGTCTGAACTCTTACTGTCAAAATCATCTTAAAAAACATGAGAAATTCTTCAAAGGCAAGAAGCACAACCTGATAGACGCCACTGGACGACTTCAGCAGATGATCTGCCCTCAACATGAGAAACTTTTAGAGATTTACTGTAAAACTGATCAGCTCTGTATATGTTATCTGTGTATGGTGGGGAAGCACAAAAATCACAACACTATACCAGCTAAAGAAGAGAGGACTGAGAAACAG AAAAAACTGAAGGAGACACAGAGAAAATACCAGCAGAGAATCCAGGAGAGCCAGAAGAAGCTTCAGGAGCTGAGAGATGCTGTGAAGACTCATAAG CGCTCTGCACAGACAGCAGTGGACGACACTGAGAGGATCTTTAATCAACTGATCCAAACCATTGAGAGAAGACGATCTGAGGTGACACAGCTGATCAGAGATCAGGAAAAGACTGCAGTGAGTGAAGCTGAAGGACTCTTGAAGCGACTGGAGCTGGAGATTGATGATCTGAGGAGGAGAGACGCTGAGCTGGAGCAGCTTTCACACACAGATGATCACATCCATTTCCTCCAG agttttcagtctctctctgttCCTCCTGGATCTTCAGACTCACTCAGCATCACTGTCAGCTCTCTCATCTCTTTTGATGATGTAGGAAAATCTGTGTCTCATATGAGAGAGAAACTGAAGGATTTCTGTAGAGAAGAGATAgagaaatttttttataaag TTACTCCTGAACCTGAGACCAGGGAACAGTTCCTAAAAT ATTATCATCACTTCACTGCAGATCCAAACACAGCACATAAACATCTCCGTCTGTCTGAGGGGAACAGAGTGATTACTTTCACTTACACAGAGCAGCCGTATCCTCATCATCCAGACAGATTTGATCATGTTCTTTATCCTCAGGTGTTGTGTAGTGAGAGTGTGAGTGGACGCTGTTACTGGGAGGTTGAGATGAGTGGTCAGGTGGATATATCAGTGTCATATAAGAGCATCAGCAGGAGGGGATGGGGTGATGAGTGTGTGTTTGGATATAATGATCAGTCCTGGAGTTTGTGGTGCTCTGGCTGCAGTTGTTCATTCTGGCACAATAAAATTGAGACTGAACTCCCTGTAGGGTTCAGATCTTCTAGAATAGGAGTTTATGTGGATCACAGTGCAGGATCTCTGTCCTTCTACAGCGTCTCTGACACAATGACCCTCATCCACAGAGTCAACACCACATTCACTAAACCTCTCTATCCTGGGTTTAATGTTTGTGGATCAGTGAAACTGTGTGATATAACAATATAG